The Fimbriimonas ginsengisoli Gsoil 348 genome window below encodes:
- a CDS encoding AAA family ATPase: protein MATAEQIKALIRSHLSDDSERFFTLALQVAAHEAKQGHGPLAHEIRDLVDRARSEKKRRTVQGLPTELDTLIEADLPGVPLSALVLPTSLLDRIHRVISEYRQRDKLRLHGLSHRRKILLTGPPGTGKTLTARVLAHELRLPLFTVQADRLVTKFMGETGARLRLMFEMIREREGVYLFDEFDALAAGRTRDNDVGEMRRVLTALLQFIEGDSSDSIIIASTNTPELLDHALFRRFDDILSYALPSDDERKRLIANTLGTFRGSRFGWKTAIDGSKGLSSAEVVEACRDALKEAVLGDLKNVSAIDLNRAMSERHHGHGGQRRSESTNSL, encoded by the coding sequence ATGGCGACCGCTGAGCAGATTAAGGCGTTGATCAGGTCGCACCTAAGCGACGACTCGGAACGTTTCTTCACGCTTGCCTTGCAGGTCGCGGCGCACGAGGCGAAGCAGGGGCACGGACCTCTCGCACACGAGATTCGCGACCTGGTTGATCGTGCTCGCTCCGAGAAAAAACGTCGCACGGTCCAAGGTCTACCCACCGAATTGGACACCCTGATCGAAGCTGATTTGCCTGGTGTACCCTTGTCCGCTCTCGTGCTGCCTACGAGTTTGTTGGATAGGATTCACCGGGTCATTAGCGAATATCGACAGCGCGACAAACTTCGCCTCCATGGATTGTCCCATCGACGGAAGATTCTGCTTACCGGCCCTCCTGGGACAGGGAAGACACTGACCGCTCGCGTTCTGGCCCACGAATTACGGCTACCATTGTTCACTGTCCAAGCGGATCGACTGGTGACGAAGTTCATGGGAGAGACAGGCGCTCGGCTCCGCCTGATGTTTGAGATGATCCGCGAGAGGGAGGGTGTATACCTGTTTGATGAATTCGACGCTCTCGCCGCCGGCAGGACGCGAGACAACGACGTTGGGGAGATGCGCCGGGTCCTAACCGCCCTCCTTCAGTTCATCGAGGGAGACTCCTCGGACAGCATCATCATCGCCTCGACAAACACGCCTGAGTTGCTTGACCACGCTCTATTCCGGCGGTTTGACGATATTCTTTCCTATGCGCTTCCGAGCGACGACGAACGTAAGCGCCTTATTGCGAACACGCTTGGCACCTTCAGGGGGTCTCGTTTCGGCTGGAAAACAGCGATTGACGGGAGCAAGGGGCTCAGTAGCGCCGAGGTCGTCGAGGCGTGTCGAGACGCACTCAAGGAAGCTGTTCTTGGTGATCTTAAGAACGTTTCTGCGATCGATTTGAACCGGGCCATGAGTGAGCGGCACCACGGACACGGAGGTCAAAGGCGATCCGAATCAACAAATTCCCTCTAA
- a CDS encoding helix-turn-helix domain-containing protein → MTGDSRSKISLVTHPVRARVLLTLMRRELTTQEMADLLPDVSKTSLYRHIRELAEAGVIKVVGETAIRGTVEKRFAVQSNAVTFSNEDLLDAGHEEYLRLISGLLESVLAVVQGYLARKEPTLAEDTLFRVNAANLTDEEFWALRKQLTDLLSSARDNPAAPGRRRRVISLLAVPDEGPVSKEEAEK, encoded by the coding sequence ATGACGGGCGACAGCCGCTCCAAGATATCGCTGGTGACCCACCCGGTTCGGGCGAGGGTTCTGCTGACCTTGATGAGGCGCGAACTTACCACGCAGGAGATGGCGGATCTTTTGCCCGATGTTTCGAAGACGTCCCTCTACCGGCATATCCGCGAGCTCGCGGAGGCGGGGGTTATCAAGGTGGTCGGCGAGACGGCGATACGAGGAACCGTCGAGAAGCGGTTTGCGGTTCAGTCCAACGCCGTGACGTTTTCAAACGAGGACCTGCTCGACGCCGGGCACGAGGAGTACTTGCGGCTCATAAGCGGGCTGCTGGAAAGCGTCTTGGCCGTCGTTCAAGGCTATCTTGCGCGTAAGGAGCCCACGCTGGCGGAGGATACGCTGTTTCGGGTCAATGCGGCGAACCTCACCGACGAGGAGTTTTGGGCCCTTCGAAAGCAACTGACCGATCTGCTTTCCTCGGCTCGCGATAACCCAGCCGCACCGGGCAGGCGCAGGCGCGTGATCAGCCTGCTCGCGGTCCCCGATGAAGGCCCTGTCTCCAAAGAGGAGGCAGAAAAGTGA